A segment of the Eleutherodactylus coqui strain aEleCoq1 chromosome 6, aEleCoq1.hap1, whole genome shotgun sequence genome:
agtcattactgtcccctcatctcttcCTGTGTGCTCCAGTCATTACtgtccccttccctcctctccttctGTGTCAGTCATTCGTGTCCCCTCATCTCTTTCTGTGTCAGTCATTAGTGTCCCGCAATCTCCTTCTGTGTCACAGTCATTACTGTCCAGCTCATCTCCTGTGTGTcagtcattactgtcccctcatctcttcctgtgtgtcacagtcattactgtcccctcatctcttcctgtgtgtcacagtcattactgtcccctcatctcttcctgtgtgtcacagtcattactgtcccctcatctcttcctgtgtgtcacagtcattactgtcccctcatctcttcCTGTGTGTCACAGTCATTAGTGTCCCCTCATCTCTTCCTGTGTGTCAGTCATTAGTGTCCCTTCATCTCTTCCTGTGTGTCACAGTCATTAGTGTCCCCTCATCTCTTCCTGTGTGTCAGTCATTAGTGTCCCCTCATCTCTTCCTGTGTGTCACAGTCATTAGTGTCCCCTCATCTCTTCCTGTGTGTCAGTCATTAGTGTCCCCTCATCTCTTCCTGTGTGTCAGTCATTAGTGTCCCCTCATCTCTTCCTGTGTGTCAGTCATTAGTGTCCCTTCATCTCTTCCTGTGTGTCAGTCATTAGTGTCCCCTCATCTCTTCCTGTGTGTCACAGTCATTAGTGTCCCCTCATCTCTTCCTGTGTGTCACAGTCATTAGTGTCCCCTCATCTCTTCCTGTGTGTCACAGTCATTAGTGTCCCCCTCATCTCTTCCTGTGTGTCACAGTCATTAGTGTCCCCCTCATCTCTTCCTGTGTGTCACAGTCATTAGTGTCCCCCTCATCTCTTCCTGTGTGTCACAGTCATTAGTGTCCCCCTCATCTCTTCCTGTGTGTCACAGTCATTAGTGTCCCCTCATCTCTTCCTGGGTGTCACAGTCATTAGTGTCCCCTCATCTCTTCCTGTGCGTCATGCATTGCTGTCCCCTCTTCTCCTCTTTTGTGTCAcagtcattactgtcccctcatctcttcCTGTGTGTCACAGTCATTACTGTCCCGTAATCTCCTCATTACTGTCCCGCAatctcctcctgggtgtcacagTCATTAGTGTTCCCTCATCTCCTCCTGTGTCGCAGTCATTAGTGTCCCTTCTTCTCCTCATGGGTGTCAGTCATTAATGTCCCCCTTATCCTTTTCTGTGTGTCACAGTCATTAGTGccccctcatctcctcctgtGTGTCACAGTCATTACTACCCCCTCATCTTTTCCTGGGTGTCACAGTCATTAGTTTCCCCTTATCTCCTTTGTGTCAGTTATTAGTGTCCCATcatctcctcctgggtgtcacagTCATTAGTGTCCCCCTCATCGCTTCCATGGTGTCACAATCATTAGTGTCCCCTCATCTCCTTCTGTGTcagtcattactgtcccctcctcTCCTTCTGTGTCACAGTCATTAGTGTTCCCGTCCTCTCCTCCTGTGTGTCACTGTCATTAGTGTCCCCCTCATCTCTTCCTGTGTGTCACTGTCATTAGTGTCCCCTCATCTCCAGGGTGTCACAGTCATTAGTGTCCCCTGCTCTCCTTCTGTGTCACAGTCATTACCGTCCCCTCCTCTCCTTCTGTGTCAGTCATTACGGTCCACTCATCTCCTCCTGTGGGTCACAGTCATTagtgtcccctcatctcctcctgtgggtcacagtcattagtgtcccctcatctcctcctgtgggtcacagtcattagtgtcccctcatctcctcctgtgggtcacagtcattagtgtcccctcatctcctcctGTGGGTCACTGTCATTAGTGTCCCCCTCATCTCTTCCTGTGTGTCACTGTCATTAGTGTCCCCTCATCTCCAGGGTGTCACAGTCATTAGTGTCCCCTGCTCTCCTTCTGTGTCACAGTCATTACCGTCCCCTCCTCTCCTTCTGTGTCAGTCATTACGGTCCCCTCATCTCCTCCTGTGGGTCACAGTCATTAGTGTCCCCTCATCTCCTTCTGTGGGTCACAGTCATTAGTGTCCCCTCATCTCCTTCTGTGGGTCACAGTCATTagtgtcccctcatctcctcctgtgggtcacagtcattagtgtcccctcatctcctcctGTGGGTCACAGTCACTagtgtcccctcatctcctcctGTGGGTCACAGTCACTagtgtcccctcatctcctcctGTGGGTCACAGTCACTagtgtcccctcatctcctcctTTGGGTCACAGTCACTAGTTTCCTCTCATCTCCTTTGTGTCAGTCATTACTGTCtccttctcctgggtgtcacaGTCATTAGTGTCTTCTTATCTCCTCATGAGTGTCACAGTCATTACTGTCCCCTGATCTCCTCCTGTGTGTCAGTCATTAGTGTCTCCTCATCTCTTCCTGTGTGTCAGTCATTAGTGTCTCCTCATCTCTTCCTGTGTGTCAGTCATTAGTGTTCCCAATCTCCTCCTGGGTGTCaatcattactgtcccctcctcTCCTTCTGTGTCACAGTCACTATTGTCcccttctcctgggtgtcacaGTCATTACTGTCCCCTTCTCCTGGTTGTTACAGTCAATAGTgtccccctcatctcctcctgGATGTCAGTCATTACTGTCCCCCTCATCTCTTCCTATGTGTCGCAGTCATTAGTGTCCCCTCATATCTTCCTTGGTGTCACAGTCATTAGTGCCCCCTCCTCTGCTGCTGTGTCACACTCGTTAGTGTCCCCTCATTTCCTCCTGTGTGTCACACTCGTTAGTGTCCCCTCATTTCCTCCTGTGTCACACTCGTTAGTGTCCCCTCATTTCCTCCTGTGTGTCACACTCGTTAGTGTCCCCTCATTTCCTCCTGTGTGTCACACTCGTTAGTGTCCCCTCATTTCCTCCTGTGTCATAGTCATTAGCGTTCTCCTCATCTTCTCCTGTGTGTCACAGTCATTAGTGTCCCCCGCATCTGCTCATGGGTGTCACAGTCATTGGCGTCCCCCCTCATTTTCTCGTGGGTGTCACAGTCATTTAGCATCCCCCTCATCCGCATGGGCTCTCTGGTAGCTGTGGGGTGCGTGGCGCAGCCGCTGGACCTGTCGTGTGTTGCAGTCATTTCTATCCTTCAGTGTTTCATTGTTGCACCCCTCATTGGAGCCTCTCGTCTTCCTTTTGTGTCCCCATAACTGCTGTCTTCCTGTTGTTTCCGCTCCTCATTAGCGCCCCCTTGTGTTCCGCTGTGTTTTCTAATTACTAGTGCCCCCTGTTCTTCTCTGTGTGCTCCTGTTGCTTCTGTCCCCTCGTGTCCCTCCGTTTATCCCTTTCATGGCGCCCCCGTGTGGCGTGTTTCCTGCTGTAATATCCATCCTCTCCCGTAGGTGGGCTGTGTCGTCTCCGGCGCAGGATCGAGAGCCTCGGGGAGAGTCTGGTATGTCTGTCTTGTTGCTTCTGCTGTTCTGTGACTTTTCACCTGATCAGGCGTCATGTGACCAGGTATCTGTCATGCGTTGCAGACACCCCAGTGTTGAGCACCCCCTGCTGGCAGGCAGAGGAATACACCATATCGAAGGAGTGCTACAGCTGTAACGAGTTTGAGACGGTGAGTGGCGGCACTCCTCCGGGAGTCACCTTGCCtgcagagcttacactctactccCTGCACTGACCACTTGTGTTCCCCTTCCCCTACAGAAGACCCTCGGTCAGTGCAGCATCACCGGCTTCATCGAACAAGTCGCCTGCACCGCCTCAAACAAGTCCGAGTATAAGAGGTGAGTAACGGGGGTTCTGGGGGTTTTGCGCACCTTCAGCTGCTCTAACCTTGCCCCTCCCCCTTAGCTGTCGCTCCGCCCCCATGGAGAAGCGGGTTTTCTGGATGTTTGTGGGTGTCATGTTGGCGGGCACCGTTGCGCTCTCCCTCCTGGTGATTTCTCGGCAGAGGACGCTGGATCGGCGAGCGCGGGAGAAAGTGCGCAAACAGATCGAGTCCATATAACCGGTGACTATGAAGAGTGCGGGGGTCACAGTGGTCCCGCCCAATCGGAAAAGATGAGCGCCCCTATCTTTGGCCTTGCTGCTCCCCCTGTCTGTCCAGCATTACCCAGCGCACTTTACATTCCCTATGACGTATTTATTCCAATATGGCGGCTACGGAAATTTCCTCTCATCAGAACTTGACATGGTGACGAATATAAAGCCAGCTGACAAAATGATGAATACAGAAAAGGCGGAAAACGTGTGGCGACTTTCAAGATAACGATGACGGACGCAGCGATGGGGAACGGACAGTATTTATTAGACTTCTGTAACTTGTATTTGTTGTGGACAATAAAGTTCTAATATTTTTAAATTCGTTTGATTTGAACAATTCATTTTCAGCAATATTTTTTTTGGACACCACGAACATGAGCTGCTGCAAAGACTACACTACCCAGAATGCACCACAGCAGGAGCCACAGTCAGGGAATACTGGGAAATCGCACCTGTGCAgccagaagaatagtgagtgcagctctggagtataatacaggatgtaactcaggatcagtacaggataagtaatgtatgtacacagtgactccaccagcagagtagtgagtgcagctctggagtataatacaggatgtaactcgggatcagtacaggataagtaatgtatgtacacagtgactccaccagcagagtagtgagtgcagctctggagtataatacaagatgtaactcgggatcagtacaggataagtaatgtatgtacacagtgactccaccagcagaatagtgagtccagctctggagtataatacaggatgtaactcaggatcagtgcaggataagtaatgtatgtacacagtgactccaccagcagaatagtgagtgcagctctgggatataatacaggatgtaactcgggatcagtacaggataagtaatgtatgtacacagtgactccaccagcagaatgagtacagctctggagtataatataggatgtaactcaggatcagtacaggataagtaatgtatgtacacagtgactccaccagcagaatagtgagtgcagctctggagtataatgcaggatcaataatgtatgtacacagtggggTCTATATACACGTCTTCTACCTCTGCAGCTGGAgggggcagattgttggtgctgcCGTTATTTTCAGATAAGATAGCAGAAAACAAGGTGATTATATATAAAATGTCTTTTATTGCTTTTCTGCAGATGGTTCGGGGTCTCGGGGATAATCTCGTACATACGGAGGATTACATTTAGGACCTGAGGGGAGGTGATGTCCCAGTAATCACCTGCAGGTCATCCTGTGTAATGTGGAGTGGTCAGTGCAGCCCCCGGATTAGCGGTGGAGCAGGAGATGAGCGGTAATGCTGCCTGCGGCATCTTCACAATGTGAGACTTGAGTCATCGCTGTGGCGGGGGTCTCAGAGACATCGCAGGAAGAAATAGCTGCAGGTACTCCACTGCGGGCAGTCACACAGCTTTCCTATCCGTGCCCCTCTCTTCACCGCACAGGGGTCTCCCATAATGCACTGGGGAGTGAAACGGAGACAGTGACATAGAAATGTACCCAGATCTGCGCCCTTCACTCCTCTCCTGACAACCCCATACAGTGCCACTCAATGCGCAGTAGCCTGCTCCTCTCCTGACAACT
Coding sequences within it:
- the JTB gene encoding protein JTB, translating into MLAAWLLRSLIVLSAHRWAVSSPAQDREPRGESDTPVLSTPCWQAEEYTISKECYSCNEFETKTLGQCSITGFIEQVACTASNKSEYKSCRSAPMEKRVFWMFVGVMLAGTVALSLLVISRQRTLDRRAREKVRKQIESI